Genomic segment of Arachis hypogaea cultivar Tifrunner chromosome 11, arahy.Tifrunner.gnm2.J5K5, whole genome shotgun sequence:
gtattatcTCACTTTAACATTAAAAAGAGAATAATCTTTTATTGGGTGTGATGATGGTAATAATAAGATACATACTAAAATTGTTAGTAAATTATGCTCTGAGTCAAGATGTAAATAGAGATGCGATGTAGTTAATATGATGTTAGTAACGTAATCTGATTAATGGAGAAGAAATCACAAACCAATGTATAATTGTTTATACGAGTTGTAATTAGAATCACTGTAGATTTATAATAgggttagaaatatttttgaaaatgaaattgatttattataaattattatagtGTGATGcgaaattatttttgtaaaattaaagtaaattttaaatttataatataatgataaatttttagttaacatataaaaaattaatttatagtgAACATAAGAAGAATTTGTGTGAAAAGGTTGAGGATTAGGGTTTGCCAAAATATATAGTTAAAGGTTTAGGGTCAGAGTTAGAATTGTTTAATGTTGAGTAGTTAAAAATATGTAGACCTTAGGCTTAAAGGAAGAGAGTTTAAGATTTAGGAGTTAAGGTTGTATTAGGATAAGATTTTGGGGTTATGGACTTATATACTCTGTAAGATAGGGTTAGTTATGTTTTAGGGTTGAGGGGTTAGAATTTGAGTTTAGGGTGTTGTATATATAGTGAGTAAAAGGTTTAGGAATGCATAcatgagggtttagggttagagTTGAGAAATTCGGATTCTAGATGTGGAATTTAGTTAATATTTGTGATTAAGGGAGTATTGTTATAGACTTTTTGGGTTTAGATATTTAGGATTTTATACATTGAGATTCAGAGGTGATGTTTTTAGGGTTTAATAATTAATAGTTTAAAGTGGAGGATTTAGGGGACTAGGaattaggggtggcaagcggggaagcccgccccgccccgccagaagcccgccATTTGGCGGgttggcccgccccgccccgcctagtgaggcggtcccagaatcctagccccgccccgcctaacggcgggctggcgggccggcgggctaagcccgccaaatatctttttttttttttttttttacttttaactattaaataatatatataaagatataaaaaaatctcttttgttttttacttttaactattataatttctaaaagtataaacaaattataatttttgtattcacaaacattaaagtctttgtaattataaatattgtttccaaaacaaaataaacataatccaaaacataattaacaatattgtctctaaaacaaaacaaacataatctaaaacacccaattttcatcttcattctcttgtaaattGGGTtggggaagttggattttggtaaaaaaaaaaattataaaaataccccttgctaaaaaaagactaagcccggcggggaagcccgccccgccccgccaaagcccgccaaaatcagcggtttaagcggtgcgggttaagcgggcttttgctatttggcggtctcAATTTTCCAGCCcggcccgccttttttggcgggttacgcgggccggcccggcgggtttaggcccgtttgccacccctactagGAATGTATACAATAGGCTTTAGGGTAAGagtttagagattaaatttttaGTTgagaaatttattttaatatgtgtGATTAATATTGTTTTTAAAGTTTAGGGTTTGCacattaagatttagaattttttaatttcgaaatttaaatattgacaatattaaaaataaatggttagagttgtttttatgtataattaataattattaaaaatataaaataatataaattctaTAATAaattgtaacaaaattttttaaagtgttaaaaatagaaaatgttataaaaaattgTTTGTAAAATGATATGTGAAATTTGATATggaaatttaatttctatttataaaataaatacgaTTTTGGAATTAAGAAATATAATTAGAAGAATCTTGGAATTTGGAATTATGAAATAATATTAAGATAACTATTATGGACAGATAACTTTACGATGataccaataaaaaaatattattcgagATTATAATCACAATTTAGAATaacattataaataataatttataaaaaaaaaattagtatacgtAAAAGTAGTTATAAATAACAATTTAGAATAATATTGTAAATAACAAtttagaataatataataaataccaattttatgtttgtatttataaaataataattcaagtTTTGGTGTAACTAAAGATGCAATAAAAACATTAAACTGAAATCGATAAAATTATGTTGTGAGAAAAGATGTAACTAGAGATGTGATGTAGTTAATATGATATTCGTAACATAATCTAATTAATTGAGAAGAAATCAATAAccaatatataattgtttataGAATTACATTAGAATTATAATACGGTAAgatatgttttcgaaaattaaattgatttattatgAATTGTTATCGTATGACGAGAAATGATTTTTCTAACattaaagtgaattttaaatttataagatTGTGATAAATTTGTAGTTAACATATAGAAAGTCAATTTGCAGTGAACATAAGAAGAATTTTTTGTGAAAAAAGTGATGGTAAGGGTTTGCCAAAACTTATAGCTAAGGATTGACCGTTAGGGTTATAGGTGTTTAATGTTTAGGAGTTAAGCAAATGTAGTCCTTAgggttaagggtttagggtttagggtttagggtaagGATTGTGTAATGATAAGGTTTTGGGGCTAGAGACATAGGGTATGTTTGGTTTgcgtttttattttatgttttcattttcagtgttttttgttttctagattttgtgaaggaaaaagtgaaaataataaaatcctattttctgtttttacctcctattttactttttcctttacaaaattcagaaaataaaaaacattgaaaatgaaaacaaaaaatgaaaacgcATACCAAATACACCTTTATATACACTATCGGGCAGAATATGTatattttagggtttaggatttgagaattttagagtagagtttagTATTCATAGtgtttaagatttagggtttagagGTTCCATATATTGGGACTTAGGTGCTAGGGTTTGGAGCTTAGAAATTTAGGGTTTTATTTGTATGGTTTAGAGTAACATTTGTGATTAAAAGAGTAGTATTTAAGGATTAGGTTTCTTCTACTTAGAAATGTAGGCATGAGGCATTCAGGGGATGTGGGTTCCAGGGTTTAAGATTGTAGGATTTACTAATGTATacattagggtttagggtaataACTTAAAAATTGGAGTTCTTAGTTTATTGATTTAGTTTTATATTTGTGttgtagggtttaggatttagagtttgtTGTATAAGATTTAGGGGTTAGATGTTAGGCGTTAGGGTTTAGAGTTCAttcatttgaaaattttaatagtgaaaaaactaaaaaaaaaatatggttAGAGTTATTTGTATCTATCAATAATAATTGTTAACTgtataaaataatgtaaaatgctataaaatattataataaaattttttgaaagtgttataaaatttaatatgccATGATGTAAAATTTCatatgaaattttaatttctattcataaattaaatacaaTTTTAAATTAAGTAATATAATTAGAAAGATCTGTATTTTGGAATTATGGTAATATTATTATGATAATTTTGATCGACAGATAACGttatcataataataatttagaaaattcttataaaaaatttttagtatGAAAAAATAGTCGAAGTAATAGTTGATAGATTAAAGATATAAATTCTATCgttgtatatataaaataataatacaacGTCATAAAGTATAAGAAAATCAAGAAGAgataaatttttttcaacaaaGATAGAGAGActcaaacccgcaacctcttaggtgagtatggggagactatgccatttgagctataacttatTGGCAGCAATGgtgaattttaattgaaaaatagtaaaaataattatgaaaaatcaatgcatttattataaaatttaaaaaggtcCAAGTAAAGGAGGTGTGACGGTCCAATGGATTCGAGAAGGTGAGGAGGCATccctgattaaaaaaaaaaaagaagccaaCTCTCAACGAAAAAAAATACATCTTAAACGAAATAACTCCTAGAGAATTACTTGCAATCATGGAGACTGTTCATTTCTGTTACTACATGGTTAGGACTTTGGAGAGGAAAGCGTCCTCGTATATACATGTCATAGGAGTGGCTTTAAGTATAAGGGGTTCATGGTCATGCATGATGCAGAGGCATGGTTTAATTTGCCTCACGAAGACCCCAACAACGAGGAGATAGTGCCAGAGAATGAGGAGTTGACTGTACGATTCGGAGATCTCAACGTTGGCGACTATCTGACCATGGCAGGCAAAGGGAGCAGTGGATCTGGTAGCAACGCGACGGACCTCCTGCCTTCTGACTTAGGTACGTTGTcataaattttgtgatttatatgGGTTTGTTGTGTGCCATGATGAACTTCATTGGCATGGTAGGAATCATGTCTTTTTCATGTGTATATTTAGATGTTGTCTTGAAAGTGGACCCAACTGAGCTTGTCATGATGGAGGATTTGGAGCATCTACTATTTCGCACTTGTGCTCAGCTTTAGATAGGTCCTCTAGTGTTTTTTCTTCGTGACAGCGTCCATGTCCAAGGAAAGAGCTACTTCAGCTTTGGGGTGTCTCTGGAAAGTACTAGGGATGAGGTTAACTTCTTTATCTATGGGCGGTTGTCAACTGATCAACGTTTGCCCAAGTAAGATGCCGCATTTATCACTCTGAAGAGACTTTTGGAAGAGACAGGGAGGAAGATATTTTACTTCAACTATTTAGTGGTGCTTCGTTACAAGAAACAGGTCGTTGAGTTGCAGCGGGTGTTGAGGATGTCCGTGTCAGATTGTGTTGCTGAACTGGAGAAGGAGAATGCTGAGTTGAAGCAGAGGTTGGGCTTTTACAACGCCATGTTCAGGTATTAGGTTGGTTTAGACTTTGATGCAACATAAGCTTCTTTATTAGGGTACTATGGTTTGTTTTCCATCTTTATTATTCCCTGTTTTGAACTCAATATGGCTTAGCGAGTACGGTTTGGATAGCTATTTTACTTACAGAATTATATTTTGTCGATTTTTTTGTCTTGTGCACTAGTGCTGTATTGAAACTATgaatgtttatattttttaaaaatattaatcatgATAGTCTGTTTATAGTTTCTTGAAGGAGTAGATTTGTTTGGATTATAATTTTGACCTTGTGTTATTTTATGTTGATCTTATTTCAGTAGTTCATTTATTgatgaattaaaaattaatttagttgtTGATAATTTAGTACAAGTTTAAATCACTTATCAAACGAAGTTACATAATGTAAAATTTTCGATATTTGTGTGCTCGGTTTACTAAAAATAAGTCCTGGCAGTTGTAGTTATTAAAGCAGTTTGACTAGGATTATCATATGttgagttgaaattttttttcctaaACCTAAACAAGATACAGTAACCACGCACATAAAGTTTAACATAGTGATGAATTGTAATACTAAATGGTAGTTTTAAATTCATATCAATTGAAGTGAAATATTTCTTGCAATCCATCGATTTTACAGGTGTTGCACAATAGTAGAAATAAATTTTGTGTATAATGATAttgatgtttaattttatttgatctgACAAGTTTTCATGTTTAAAAAAACATGGAAAAAGAGCAAGTAGATATGGTTTAGGTAGATGACAAAAAATTTTTGAGTTCAGATTAAAAAGTATTTCAAAAGTTTTGCCACCATTGAACGGGAATTGAAGAGGCGTATTGTAGAAGTTAGGGTGTTTATCCATCTTGTCATTAGTCACAGGCAGCTCAACCTTAGTCCCCATATCTTGTAGTAGTCATTTCAAGCTTTTCTATCAATTAAAGTGGTTGTGATGCATATAGAAAGGAGGATTTACTTTTTCGGTGTTATgtaagaaaaaaataacaaaaaaaaaacgaaataaaaaaagTGCTCGGGCTTAGACcaagatagaataaaaaataacaaaaaaaaaaaaagaaaacaaatctGAATATTATTGTAAGTTACATACTTGTAGATTATATTATATTCCTATAATATGCTATCAGTGTGATTACTAAAACATTAGGCTGTATAATCATGAATTAATTTTTGGGGGACATAACGTATGTGGGAGTTTTGTTAACTATATAAATATTTGTTATTATATTCTATGATGTTAGCTTAAATAGTTGTGTTTAAGAATAAATTCTTATGTAAAAAGTGCTCGATTTGTTTCCATAtgtataaaaaaaacaaataaaaaactgTAATATGATATTATTTTAAGTTAGAAACTTGTAATGTACATTATATTCTTATAACATGATATTAGTGTAACTGCTAAATAATTTGTAACTATAATCCTATATTAATTTCTAATGGTAAAGACATATTATACATTTTCGTTAATTGGAATTTTTTtgtcataatattttttaattttaactcaaATAGTTGTCCTTAAAATCGAAAGTATATTTTACTTGTGATTATTTATAatcaataactaaaattaaatataatggaGCGATGaacaaaaatacatattaaatttaacttcttggataaattttgtttaaagtaaaaaatagtattttcaGTTGTCACCCATCTTATCACTAGTCAGAGGGAGCTTAACCTTACACCCCTACTTTGTGAAGGCCACCTCACCCTCTCAGGGATTTAGACTAGTTGTACTTTCTCTTTGACaaagttttaatttgtttatggAGAAGCGAATATGTTATTATATCATATTTGCATCAGTCAAGTATCGTGTATTGGAAATATGAATCAAGTccgttctattttttattatgaaagaaaTGAATAGTAAATTAGGATTCATCGAATTCATTTGTTGGGTTCGTTGGTTTTTTTATGAGGCTAGCAACTGATGAAAGTTGGGTAGGATGACAGTGATAGGTTGGGTCTCACAATAAGAATTAGGCTTCACTTTGGCCCATTTGGCATATTTGCTACTTGTTTGAGAAAAGAAATGAAGCACTCAACTTCGGAAGAGAAGGAGGAAAGTGCCCATCAAAGTGAAGAGCACTGTGATCGAAAAAGCAGCAGAAACCACTGATGTTAATGCCTCACTAGTAAAATGACTGTGGTCATTATGTATTTAGATTTTCTGAATCATCTTATCATATGCATATCagcttattgttttttttttgtactttatttttgttgTCTTGTTTTGTTGTTAAATGAGGTTGCAAAAGGTACTGATGGTGGACGCAGGCTGAGTCTAGAGGAGAACATGTTCAATGACTTGACTATGATTCAAGAGGTAACGTCGAATATTTCATAGCTTAGTTTGTGTTTGGTCCAAGATGAATAATATAGGTGCCAAGAAAGTAATTTGTTCTACTGTTTAAACACAGCACGTACTGTCGGATAAGGATGTAACAAAGACGATTCTGAAGAACCATAATGACCAGCTGCGCACCATTAGCGAGCTTCTGGAAGATCATGGGAAAGCCATTCAAGTCTTGATAATGCTAGTCAACACTGCCAATGACAATAAACCCAGGAAAAAGGTCTCCAAAGCACGTTGACCATGCCTAAAACTAAAGGAAGGAAAGATACGGATAACGGGAATCTGGCAGAATCTCGCTGGGAGAAAAAGCCTGTGCGGGTGCATGCATCCTCCTGGAAAGCAATTGGTGAAAAGGACTATGTATTCCTCCTCTAACAGGAAGGCTGCAGCAATGACGAATAAGCATAGTAGCCATTGTCGACCAGCGACGGGAGCCGAAGCGAAGTTGACCTCGTTGAAGGTGATGTGTGATATATTCAACGTGCCGTTAGGTTTTGATGCCCATACATGTGCCTAATTCCAGAGAAAAACTTGATTGTTTTTTCTTTCGACAGCAGAAGCTAACCTTTGAGGACCTGGATTCATCGGCTTCACTGGGTTTCGACGTCAGGCAAACTGATCCTGAGACTCTATTCACTTACCACAGTCATCATGGACACCATGCTGCCGAGGACATGCCCCTGGTAAGTCCATTTTCATTATATATGTACGTTTCAGGTCTAGTACTTGTAATTCTCATATCGTGGTTGATGCGACTGACTGTAACGTACGGTTACACAGTGCTTGAATGTCTCATTTCCTCCCCCGACAGGAATGCACTTTGTCAGCAAAGAGCTTGTTGTTGTGGCATACATATTCTCATCGGATTTGGACATGAGGTAAAATTACTTCTTACTAGCCCATGACGAAGAAAGTGGGAGTTTGTTATCACATGTGTTTTGCTTGCTATTGTAGAAATAATTGCTTACTGAACACTAAACTTGTTGCATCCAGGGAGGTTCTTCTTGAGGATGAAAATGCTCGAGGAGACTGAGGTGCACTTACTACACTATGTCCTGGGCAACTAGTAGTTGAGGATGTAAGTATATGTTGTCATTGACGATTGGAATCGTGACGAAAGTAATAGTTTAACTAACACttattccattttcttgtaggtTATAAATCTGAGTTGAACAATGCTAACTTATGACAATAAACTCCCATCCTGGTTTCTTGCAATCACCTTTTCGGTAGTATTTCTCTATTAACTTATGATTTTACATAATTCGTAATACTAAACCCTCACATATCAATTAACCCATCGACGTATGCCTTTGCAGCAAGTGGCACTTATCTCAATGAATCATGGTATAGACACATTTGAGTACATCCACACTAGGTTCATGGGCATTGCAGATGACGTCTAGATGATGAGTCTAGCAACCCACAACTTGAAATTGTCATTCGGAATTGCTTAATTTTGTACTTATGTTTCGATCTTGACTATGGTGCTGGCTCAGATATACGTCCTGA
This window contains:
- the LOC140176209 gene encoding uncharacterized protein, whose translation is MHPPGKQLVKRTMYSSSNRKAAAMTNKHSSHCRPATGAEAKLTSLKKLTFEDLDSSASLGFDVRQTDPETLFTYHSHHGHHAAEDMPLCLNVSFPPPTGMHFVSKELVVVAYIFSSDLDMR